The Brachyspira aalborgi genome has a segment encoding these proteins:
- a CDS encoding polyphenol oxidase family protein, translated as MINIFFPSNNDKNEIFIASSSKGQNIKASEITEEKRKEIEIDFFNKINLDMNKAIFMHQVHKDNIVKIDETNKNIYSKENPVKETDALITNLKNVPLVIQTADCLPIILYCKESKSMAAIHCSWRGIVQKIVPKTIELMKKEYNIDARTTYGYIGAHIFQKDYEVGEEVAIHFRAKRIINGKWHTDNAMESVLQMIDSGLFEENIEVSNLNSYNEMFYSYRRDGKQIGRILTVGMIK; from the coding sequence ATGATTAATATTTTTTTTCCTTCTAATAACGATAAAAATGAAATATTTATAGCCTCTTCGTCTAAAGGGCAAAATATAAAGGCTTCTGAAATTACGGAAGAAAAAAGAAAAGAAATTGAAATTGATTTTTTTAATAAAATTAATTTAGATATGAATAAAGCTATTTTTATGCATCAAGTTCATAAAGATAATATTGTAAAAATAGACGAAACTAATAAAAATATTTATAGTAAAGAAAATCCCGTTAAAGAAACTGACGCTTTAATTACAAATTTGAAAAATGTTCCTTTGGTAATTCAAACCGCCGATTGTCTGCCTATAATATTATATTGTAAAGAAAGCAAATCTATGGCTGCGATTCATTGTAGCTGGCGAGGAATAGTTCAAAAAATAGTTCCTAAAACTATAGAATTAATGAAAAAAGAATATAATATTGACGCGAGGACAACTTACGGATATATAGGAGCGCATATATTTCAAAAAGATTATGAAGTAGGCGAGGAGGTAGCGATTCATTTTAGAGCTAAAAGAATTATAAACGGAAAATGGCATACAGATAACGCTATGGAATCGGTTTTACAAATGATTGATAGCGGACTTTTTGAAGAAAATATTGAAGTATCGAATTTAAATAGTTATAATGAAATGTTTTATTCTTATAGAAGAGACGGAAAACAAATTGGGAGAATTTTAACCGTTGGAATGATAAAGTAA
- a CDS encoding type II toxin-antitoxin system HicA family toxin encodes MNKKEIINKLKNNNKNIEYADFCSILKYFGFVCKRQRGSHRLYYRIGVKELLNIQNVNGEVKPYQIKQFLNIIKKYNLEE; translated from the coding sequence ATGAATAAAAAAGAAATTATTAATAAACTAAAAAATAATAATAAAAATATTGAATATGCCGACTTTTGCTCAATATTAAAATATTTTGGATTTGTATGCAAAAGACAAAGAGGAAGCCATAGATTATATTATAGAATTGGAGTTAAAGAATTGCTAAATATACAAAATGTCAACGGAGAAGTTAAACCTTATCAAATTAAACAATTTTTAAATATTATAAAAAAATATAATCTTGAGGAGTAA
- the radA gene encoding DNA repair protein RadA has protein sequence MPKKNNTIFICDNCGETTINWMGKCPSCNSWNTLKPFTEPQENNNIKNIRERNSEGKALLTSIKKIKTGDNVRISTEIEELNGVLGGGLVQGSVILIGGEPGIGKSTLLLQVASNISKKEKVFYFTGEESLEQIKLRADRLNIMNINDSDFLISSESNCDNIVNTLMEEKPKLAIIDSVQTIYTSSTNSIAGSPAQIKNCAWALMQIAKLKNITIFLVGHITKEGTIAGPKILEHIVDCVLYFEGDDKGIYRILRAVKNRYGAVDEVGIFEMTEKGLMEVSDASRVFTKGINESIFAGNVITPVIEGSRVFCVEQEALVGSSSFGYPRRLTMGYDQYRLLIIIAILEKRAHLNLSNQDVYLNIANGLNVKETASDMSVAMAIASSMSGIAIQRTTAYIGELGLSGEVRPVRFIERRIKEMKKFSLKEVYISKRALKEIQNSKTIEGIKVIGIEHISEAVKRLGIN, from the coding sequence ATGCCGAAAAAGAATAACACGATATTTATATGCGATAATTGCGGAGAAACTACGATTAATTGGATGGGAAAATGTCCGTCCTGCAATTCTTGGAATACATTAAAACCTTTCACAGAACCGCAAGAAAATAATAATATAAAAAATATAAGAGAGAGAAATTCCGAAGGAAAGGCTTTACTAACTTCAATAAAAAAAATTAAAACGGGAGATAATGTTAGAATATCTACTGAAATAGAAGAGCTTAACGGAGTGCTTGGCGGAGGATTAGTGCAAGGAAGCGTTATTTTAATCGGAGGCGAGCCTGGAATTGGAAAATCTACTCTGCTTTTGCAAGTCGCTTCAAATATATCAAAAAAAGAAAAAGTATTTTATTTTACGGGCGAAGAATCTTTAGAGCAAATAAAATTAAGAGCGGATAGATTAAATATAATGAATATAAACGATTCGGATTTTTTAATTTCTTCAGAATCAAATTGCGATAATATTGTAAATACTCTTATGGAAGAAAAACCAAAACTTGCGATAATCGATTCCGTTCAAACTATATATACTTCTTCAACAAATAGTATAGCAGGCTCTCCCGCTCAAATTAAAAACTGCGCTTGGGCTTTAATGCAAATAGCAAAATTAAAAAACATAACTATATTTTTAGTCGGACATATAACGAAAGAAGGAACTATAGCGGGACCTAAAATATTAGAGCATATAGTAGATTGCGTTTTATATTTTGAAGGAGACGATAAAGGAATATATAGAATTTTAAGAGCGGTAAAAAATAGATACGGTGCAGTTGATGAAGTCGGAATATTTGAAATGACAGAAAAAGGATTAATGGAAGTGAGCGATGCATCGAGAGTTTTTACTAAAGGAATTAACGAATCGATATTTGCAGGAAATGTTATAACTCCCGTAATTGAAGGAAGCAGAGTTTTTTGCGTTGAGCAAGAAGCTTTGGTTGGCAGTAGTTCTTTCGGTTATCCAAGAAGATTAACTATGGGATATGACCAATACAGACTTTTAATAATAATAGCGATTCTTGAAAAACGAGCGCATCTTAATTTGTCGAATCAGGATGTTTATCTTAATATAGCAAATGGACTTAATGTAAAAGAAACGGCGAGCGATATGTCGGTTGCAATGGCTATAGCTTCAAGTATGTCGGGAATTGCAATTCAAAGAACAACCGCTTATATAGGAGAGTTAGGACTTTCGGGTGAAGTTCGTCCCGTTAGATTTATAGAAAGAAGAATAAAAGAGATGAAAAAATTTTCTCTTAAAGAAGTTTATATTTCAAAAAGAGCGTTAAAAGAAATTCAAAACTCAAAAACTATTGAAGGAATAAAAGTTATAGGAATAGAGCATATTTCAGAAGCGGTTAAAAGACTTGGAATAAATTAA
- a CDS encoding Rpn family recombination-promoting nuclease/putative transposase gives MKHEEVYKLSDLFARYLLGKNGNEDLLTDLVNSTLREFNFEEVKDLEIIDPFNLSENIELKESIIDIKAKTKNNETVIIEFQLCGNMDFLKRIFYYISKNVVNEVTLTAGRRQEGENYNNVQKIISINLLDFNLKFGDKGKAHRCFKLIDTKDLNISLDLIQIHILEVKRFIEIIKNSTKEELKKNRLLSWMKFFTSDNLELIEEELKEENQIMSKVIEEYRKFTSDDKMMRAYAAREAFLVGQKMMLRREREDGFDEGIEEGIKMGKLEGIRDEKYSMAKSMKTKNLDINLISEITGLTIDEIEKL, from the coding sequence ATGAAACATGAAGAAGTATACAAATTAAGTGATTTATTTGCACGATATTTACTCGGAAAAAACGGAAACGAAGATTTATTAACCGATTTGGTAAATTCCACTTTAAGAGAATTTAATTTTGAGGAAGTTAAAGATTTAGAGATAATTGACCCATTCAATTTGTCAGAAAATATTGAACTTAAAGAGTCGATAATTGATATTAAAGCAAAAACAAAAAATAATGAAACTGTGATTATAGAATTTCAACTTTGCGGAAATATGGATTTTCTTAAAAGAATTTTTTATTATATTTCAAAAAATGTTGTCAATGAAGTGACGCTTACAGCGGGCAGACGCCAAGAAGGCGAAAATTATAACAATGTTCAAAAAATTATTAGCATTAATTTATTAGATTTTAATTTAAAATTCGGAGATAAAGGTAAGGCTCACAGATGTTTTAAATTGATTGATACAAAAGATTTAAATATAAGTTTAGATTTAATTCAAATTCATATTTTAGAAGTAAAAAGATTTATTGAAATAATTAAAAATTCAACTAAAGAGGAATTAAAGAAAAACAGATTATTAAGTTGGATGAAATTTTTTACAAGCGATAATTTAGAATTAATCGAAGAAGAGCTAAAGGAGGAGAATCAAATTATGAGTAAAGTTATTGAAGAATACAGAAAATTTACTTCGGATGATAAAATGATGCGAGCGTATGCAGCTAGAGAAGCGTTTTTAGTTGGGCAAAAAATGATGTTAAGAAGAGAGCGAGAAGACGGTTTTGACGAAGGAATAGAAGAAGGTATAAAAATGGGTAAACTTGAAGGAATAAGAGATGAAAAATACTCAATGGCAAAATCAATGAAAACTAAAAACCTAGACATTAACCTTATAAGCGAAATCACAGGCTTAACCATAGACGAAATTGAAAAACTATAA
- a CDS encoding restriction endonuclease subunit S, which produces MNKLPDGWEEKYIEEVFEIRKNYTNARKDLDNNSNISYLHYGDIHKYYQHKLDCKNISLPKISENKLSKYINKLELVKNGDLIVVDVSEDYKGICSSVEVKNLSYKLVSGLHTLLLRDKGNYFADGYKGYIFYNHNVHKECCKVATGISVYGINRKNLKKIKIPIPPLDEQKRIASALSKIDAYLENTIKLIEEKERFKRGIAKKLLTCKEGENIPEARFKGFENEWEIVKLGDMFDNFKEKNNEDKIILASTIDKGVIPNSLTERKIIRKKESLSNYKLVKKGCFVISLMSFQSGFEYSDYEGIISPAYTVLKPKIEMAHYFYKYYFKSFKFIKDLRPYAEGIRYGKQIKFKACKDILVPYPSIEEQEKIGRYLSLLDEEIDNLKKQKELIKEMKRGAMQKLLSGEVRLLE; this is translated from the coding sequence ATGAATAAATTACCTGACGGCTGGGAAGAAAAATATATTGAAGAAGTATTTGAAATTAGAAAAAATTATACTAATGCAAGAAAAGATTTGGATAATAATTCTAATATTTCTTATTTGCATTACGGAGATATACATAAATATTACCAACATAAATTAGATTGTAAAAATATATCTTTGCCTAAAATTTCTGAGAACAAACTTTCTAAATATATTAATAAATTGGAGTTAGTAAAAAACGGAGATTTAATAGTAGTTGATGTTTCGGAAGATTATAAAGGAATATGCTCAAGCGTTGAGGTTAAAAACTTATCGTATAAACTCGTATCTGGCTTACATACCCTTTTATTAAGAGATAAAGGAAATTATTTTGCAGATGGTTATAAAGGATATATTTTTTATAATCATAATGTGCATAAAGAATGTTGTAAAGTAGCCACAGGAATATCGGTTTATGGAATAAATCGAAAAAATTTAAAAAAAATAAAAATTCCTATTCCTCCATTAGACGAACAAAAACGCATTGCATCCGCACTTTCAAAAATTGACGCATATTTAGAAAATACAATTAAACTAATAGAAGAAAAAGAAAGATTTAAAAGAGGAATTGCTAAAAAATTATTGACTTGTAAAGAAGGCGAAAATATTCCCGAAGCAAGATTTAAAGGTTTTGAGAACGAATGGGAAATAGTTAAACTTGGCGATATGTTTGATAATTTTAAAGAAAAGAATAACGAAGATAAAATAATATTGGCTTCTACGATAGATAAAGGAGTTATACCTAATAGTTTGACGGAAAGAAAAATAATAAGAAAAAAAGAAAGTTTATCTAATTATAAATTAGTAAAAAAAGGTTGTTTTGTTATAAGTTTAATGTCGTTTCAAAGCGGATTTGAATATTCCGATTATGAAGGAATTATAAGTCCAGCATATACCGTATTAAAACCTAAAATAGAAATGGCTCACTATTTTTATAAATATTATTTTAAAAGTTTCAAATTTATTAAAGATTTAAGACCTTATGCGGAAGGTATTAGGTATGGTAAACAAATTAAATTTAAAGCTTGCAAAGATATATTAGTTCCATATCCGAGTATTGAAGAGCAAGAAAAGATAGGCAGATATTTAAGTTTGCTTGATGAAGAAATTGATAATTTGAAAAAGCAAAAAGAATTGATTAAGGAAATGAAGAGAGGAGCTATGCAAAAATTATTGTCTGGCGAGGTTAGGTTGTTGGAGTAG
- a CDS encoding GldG family protein, whose protein sequence is MTKKKDRIITFILVLIIIILINAIINQFNPSLDLTRDKVYSLSKESKTLIKNIKEPMSVKFFITPNLPPPFSTYEKYVRDIFEEYKSKNISFEIIDASKNQSLANQYGISSSQISVLERDQTQTKVAYMGLAFLYGDSIETIPFIESTEGLEYRIDTVIRKMIDKNDKLKRLENNLNVYYISSPEIYGLLPIGAANLVPESIMQAVNEANKNLMNKVVFTNINIVNSEDEINNEELLKKLNIKKLEWEDIKDEKGNIVANKGSGYFSLFLENGDDIKELSTASILYGDFSAIKDDILKNIDGMLGIKATVGYITGHGEPPYFDIPEQYGGNPNDRYNSFTEYLGEIEANYNYQVIDTTKEDIPSNIDALIIAGGKVEWTESELYKLDQFIMRGKPVLFMISGVEMDENNPNSPIYGEPVLVPVTNGLNNMIQNYGLTVATNMVFDEYCYRSRREQNAPEQMVYYVPAIATENINPKSDITKSINAILVPMVSEVLINTNIDGLKITPLFHTSVKSWTETQNISSSMSGAPSDANRLYRRLIGAVSEGKMESAFLNKDIPNQSDLANINRINSTTDGKIILIGSYDIAKNSAYTVNRILLMNLVDYMAGDVGLMSIRRKGAIFNPPYKGLNLFGVIINPEISKLLVRIVNIIIVPLAVIVFGLALWNSDKKRRKKIFEKFNNAEKE, encoded by the coding sequence ATGACAAAGAAAAAAGACAGAATCATAACATTTATTTTAGTTTTAATAATTATAATTTTAATCAATGCGATTATTAATCAATTTAATCCTTCTTTGGATTTAACGAGAGATAAAGTTTATTCTTTAAGTAAAGAAAGTAAAACTCTAATAAAAAATATAAAAGAGCCTATGAGCGTGAAGTTTTTTATAACTCCAAATCTTCCGCCGCCTTTTTCAACTTACGAAAAATATGTAAGAGATATCTTTGAAGAATATAAATCAAAAAATATAAGTTTTGAAATTATAGACGCTTCAAAAAATCAGTCTTTGGCTAATCAATATGGAATTAGCTCAAGTCAAATTAGCGTATTGGAGAGAGACCAAACTCAAACTAAAGTCGCTTATATGGGACTTGCCTTTTTGTATGGAGATTCTATCGAAACTATTCCTTTTATAGAATCTACGGAAGGATTAGAATATAGAATAGACACAGTTATAAGAAAAATGATTGATAAAAACGATAAATTAAAAAGACTTGAAAATAATTTAAATGTTTATTATATATCTTCGCCTGAAATTTACGGACTTCTTCCGATTGGAGCTGCAAATTTAGTTCCAGAATCAATAATGCAAGCCGTAAACGAAGCGAATAAAAATTTAATGAATAAAGTGGTGTTCACTAATATAAATATTGTAAACTCCGAAGACGAAATTAATAACGAAGAATTATTAAAAAAATTAAATATAAAAAAATTAGAGTGGGAAGATATTAAAGACGAAAAAGGAAACATAGTGGCAAATAAAGGAAGCGGTTATTTTTCATTATTTTTAGAAAACGGAGACGATATAAAAGAATTATCAACGGCTTCAATTTTATACGGCGATTTTTCCGCAATCAAAGACGATATATTAAAAAATATTGACGGTATGCTTGGAATAAAAGCGACTGTAGGATATATAACGGGACATGGAGAGCCTCCGTATTTCGACATTCCCGAACAATACGGCGGAAATCCAAACGATAGATATAATAGTTTTACGGAATATTTAGGCGAAATTGAAGCGAATTATAATTATCAAGTTATAGATACAACAAAAGAAGATATTCCTTCAAATATAGACGCTTTGATAATAGCGGGCGGTAAAGTTGAATGGACTGAAAGCGAATTATATAAACTAGACCAATTTATAATGAGAGGCAAGCCCGTTTTATTTATGATTAGCGGAGTAGAAATGGATGAAAATAATCCTAATTCTCCAATATATGGCGAGCCTGTTTTAGTTCCCGTTACAAACGGATTAAATAATATGATTCAAAATTATGGTTTAACTGTCGCTACGAATATGGTTTTTGACGAATATTGTTATAGAAGTAGAAGAGAGCAAAACGCACCAGAGCAGATGGTATATTATGTTCCCGCAATAGCTACGGAAAATATAAATCCTAAAAGCGATATAACTAAAAGTATAAACGCCATTCTTGTTCCGATGGTTTCTGAAGTTTTAATTAATACGAATATAGACGGATTAAAAATAACTCCTTTATTTCATACAAGCGTTAAGAGTTGGACTGAAACTCAAAATATTTCATCTTCTATGTCTGGAGCGCCATCGGATGCAAACAGATTATATAGAAGATTAATAGGAGCGGTATCCGAAGGAAAAATGGAAAGCGCTTTTTTAAATAAAGATATTCCTAATCAATCGGATTTGGCAAATATAAATAGAATTAATTCTACTACTGACGGAAAAATAATACTTATAGGTTCTTACGACATAGCTAAAAATAGCGCATATACTGTGAATAGAATACTTTTAATGAATTTAGTCGATTATATGGCTGGCGATGTCGGACTTATGAGCATAAGAAGAAAGGGAGCTATATTTAATCCGCCTTATAAAGGTTTAAACTTATTCGGCGTTATTATAAATCCCGAAATTTCTAAATTATTAGTTAGAATTGTAAATATAATTATAGTTCCTTTAGCTGTTATAGTATTCGGACTCGCTTTATGGAATTCGGACAAAAAACGAAGAAAGAAAATATTTGAGAAATTCAATAATGCCGAAAAAGAATAA
- a CDS encoding type II toxin-antitoxin system HicB family antitoxin, with translation MKYTIKIFFSEEDEGYIAIAEELDSISAFGKTEEEALKELKNAISLYFEERNILQN, from the coding sequence ATGAAATATACGATAAAAATATTTTTCAGCGAAGAGGACGAAGGATATATTGCGATAGCCGAAGAGCTTGACTCGATAAGCGCATTTGGAAAAACGGAAGAAGAAGCATTAAAAGAACTTAAAAACGCTATTTCGCTTTATTTTGAAGAAAGAAATATATTGCAAAACTAA
- a CDS encoding type I restriction endonuclease subunit R: MPKEYSERFLQDKVIELFKKMGYKYLSREEAFKERGNNKGNVLLKNILANKMNEFNYFVYDDKKYKFSEENIKQAIKDLDVSLINGYLSANEKITEKLLKGEGYKENVGNKRESFNIRYIDFDNIKNNAFHITEEFEVKRQNTEEKEKTKRPDLIVFINGIPLGIIELKKASVSIENAIEQMIGNQNEGEIRELFKFSQLLLCANDESVKYATAGTNKEFYSVWKDKEEDGKIKKELSEIIKDRKLDKIDITIYSLFKKERFLDILEYFIIFDGMVKKIARYNQYFAIKKTIKRINNIKDGKRDGGVIWHTQGSGKSLTMAMLTKIISRKINGAKVIVVADRIDLDEQISKTFQNTSISVNKANSGKHLTELIKNNKSVITTVINKFEKAFEEKIKIDSPDIFVLVDESHRTQYGDLANKMRKVFPNACYIGFTGTPLYKSEKSTAKKFGGFIDCYTIRDGLKDKVIVPLYYESRLIKLKILDEKSLDERYELITKDFTEEQKSDLQNKRVTENTINQNYNRLMKLASDIFNHYDKNLKNTNFNAMLAVSSKYQALKMKEIFDAYHNLETEVIISSESTENEEDENSENKKYVYKKWNELYGKYANNERKYTEEIIKKFKDGNIDILIVVDKLLTGFDAPKAQVLYMDKELKDHALLQAIARVNRTCEGKDFGILIDYRGLLKNLDLALNKYDKLANYDSEDIEDAIFNLKEKIEEFKESCNKLINFLPELKSNKKDKLSLCRDLLYEKEKREEFYKLFSNYSKLLNICQFSGYFLESFNEEEINFYKELFKNCIELRKSLRLKYNEAIDFKEYEAKMQKLYDTFIGTEIEVKVLNKIPNILSEELEKEIEIFENDKDKAEAILNAASNMIKEKMEENPAFYEKLSEKIKRIIKDYESKRITEEEFLKEALEIKSEMRGENQEENLKYDERIRDNKCARAIYDNAEKYINYKEALIEFSLFVDKLFKEKSNKPDWQDIKSIRDDIMNDIDDKLDNLEDEGKIKKLENINIDNFLEVLMKIGLSAYSSN, encoded by the coding sequence ATGCCAAAAGAATATAGCGAAAGATTTTTGCAAGATAAAGTTATTGAACTATTCAAAAAAATGGGCTATAAATATTTAAGCCGTGAAGAAGCTTTTAAAGAAAGAGGAAACAATAAAGGAAATGTTTTACTTAAAAATATTCTTGCAAATAAAATGAACGAATTTAATTATTTTGTTTATGACGATAAAAAATATAAATTCTCCGAAGAAAATATTAAACAAGCTATAAAAGATTTAGATGTTTCTTTAATAAACGGCTATTTGTCAGCTAACGAAAAGATAACCGAAAAACTTTTAAAAGGCGAAGGTTATAAAGAAAATGTTGGAAATAAAAGAGAGAGTTTTAATATAAGATATATAGATTTTGATAATATTAAAAATAACGCTTTTCATATAACAGAAGAATTTGAAGTAAAGAGACAAAATACGGAAGAAAAAGAAAAAACTAAAAGACCTGATTTAATAGTATTTATAAACGGAATTCCTCTTGGAATAATAGAACTTAAAAAAGCGAGCGTGAGTATAGAAAACGCTATAGAACAAATGATTGGAAATCAAAACGAAGGCGAGATTAGAGAGTTATTTAAATTCTCTCAATTATTATTATGCGCAAATGACGAAAGCGTAAAATATGCGACTGCAGGAACGAACAAAGAATTTTATTCCGTATGGAAAGATAAAGAAGAAGATGGAAAAATAAAAAAAGAATTGAGCGAAATTATAAAAGATAGAAAATTAGATAAAATTGATATAACTATATATTCGCTTTTTAAAAAAGAAAGATTTTTAGATATTTTGGAATATTTTATAATATTTGACGGAATGGTTAAAAAAATAGCGAGATATAATCAATACTTTGCAATCAAAAAAACTATTAAAAGAATAAATAATATAAAAGACGGAAAAAGAGACGGAGGCGTTATTTGGCATACTCAAGGAAGCGGAAAAAGTTTAACTATGGCAATGCTTACAAAAATTATATCAAGAAAAATAAACGGAGCTAAAGTTATAGTTGTAGCCGACAGAATTGATTTGGACGAACAGATAAGCAAAACTTTTCAAAATACTTCTATATCGGTTAATAAGGCAAATTCGGGAAAACATTTAACCGAACTTATAAAAAATAATAAATCGGTAATAACAACCGTAATAAATAAATTTGAAAAAGCGTTTGAAGAAAAAATAAAAATCGATTCTCCCGATATATTCGTTTTGGTTGATGAAAGTCATAGAACGCAATATGGAGATTTGGCAAATAAAATGAGAAAAGTTTTCCCAAACGCATGCTATATAGGTTTTACGGGAACTCCTTTATATAAGTCGGAAAAAAGCACTGCTAAAAAATTCGGCGGTTTTATCGACTGTTATACTATAAGAGACGGACTTAAAGATAAAGTAATCGTGCCTTTGTATTATGAAAGCAGATTAATAAAATTAAAGATTTTAGACGAAAAAAGTTTAGACGAAAGATACGAATTAATAACAAAAGATTTTACCGAAGAACAAAAAAGCGATTTGCAAAATAAAAGAGTTACGGAAAATACTATAAATCAAAATTATAATCGACTAATGAAATTGGCTAGCGATATATTTAATCATTATGATAAGAATTTAAAGAATACTAATTTTAACGCTATGCTTGCAGTTTCAAGCAAATATCAGGCTTTGAAAATGAAAGAAATTTTTGACGCATATCATAATTTAGAAACCGAAGTTATTATATCCTCCGAATCTACAGAAAACGAAGAGGATGAAAATTCTGAAAATAAAAAATATGTTTATAAAAAATGGAATGAGCTTTACGGAAAATATGCAAATAACGAAAGAAAATATACGGAAGAGATAATAAAGAAATTTAAAGACGGAAATATCGATATACTTATAGTTGTCGATAAACTTTTAACGGGATTTGACGCGCCTAAAGCTCAAGTTTTATATATGGATAAAGAATTGAAAGACCATGCGCTTTTGCAGGCAATAGCGAGAGTAAATAGAACTTGTGAAGGAAAAGATTTTGGAATATTAATCGATTATAGAGGCTTATTAAAAAATTTAGATTTGGCTTTAAATAAATACGATAAACTTGCAAATTATGATTCTGAAGATATAGAGGATGCGATTTTTAACTTAAAAGAAAAAATAGAAGAGTTTAAAGAATCATGCAATAAATTAATAAATTTTTTACCCGAATTAAAATCAAATAAAAAAGATAAATTATCTTTATGCAGAGATTTATTATACGAAAAAGAAAAGAGAGAAGAATTTTATAAACTATTTTCAAACTATTCAAAGTTATTAAATATTTGTCAGTTTAGCGGATATTTTTTAGAAAGTTTTAACGAAGAGGAAATAAATTTTTACAAAGAATTATTTAAAAACTGCATAGAATTAAGAAAAAGTTTAAGATTAAAATATAACGAAGCTATAGATTTTAAAGAATATGAAGCGAAAATGCAAAAGCTTTACGACACATTTATAGGAACGGAGATAGAAGTAAAAGTTCTTAATAAAATTCCTAATATATTAAGCGAAGAGCTTGAAAAAGAAATTGAAATTTTTGAAAACGATAAAGATAAAGCAGAAGCGATATTAAACGCGGCAAGTAATATGATAAAAGAAAAAATGGAGGAAAATCCCGCTTTCTACGAAAAACTTTCAGAAAAAATAAAAAGAATAATAAAAGATTACGAGAGCAAGAGAATAACTGAAGAAGAATTTTTAAAAGAAGCTTTGGAAATAAAATCTGAAATGAGGGGCGAAAATCAAGAAGAAAATCTTAAATATGACGAAAGAATAAGAGATAATAAATGCGCAAGAGCGATTTACGATAATGCCGAAAAATATATAAACTACAAAGAAGCGTTAATAGAATTTTCATTATTCGTTGATAAATTATTTAAAGAAAAAAGCAACAAACCTGATTGGCAAGATATTAAATCCATAAGAGACGATATAATGAACGATATTGACGATAAATTAGATAATTTGGAAGACGAAGGAAAAATAAAAAAATTAGAAAATATAAATATAGATAATTTTCTTGAAGTGTTAATGAAAATAGGATTAAGCGCTTATTCAAGTAATTGA